The following are encoded in a window of bacterium SCSIO 12643 genomic DNA:
- a CDS encoding DUF2513 domain-containing protein, which produces MKLDYDIIKAFLNGFQDSKKPTLNTLEVFTSLNYDHNVKTDFNLVWHYLKLLNDQNLIECIGDNNGDLGISFTGSGEPIISVKHFRLTMLGHQALEAMNNNKVWEKIKSGVDKIGIAGLKQIPGLAIKILTE; this is translated from the coding sequence ATGAAACTTGATTACGATATAATTAAAGCCTTTTTAAATGGATTTCAAGATAGCAAAAAGCCGACTTTGAATACTTTAGAGGTTTTCACGTCTCTTAATTATGATCATAATGTTAAGACAGATTTCAATTTGGTTTGGCATTATTTAAAATTGTTAAATGATCAAAATCTCATTGAGTGCATTGGAGATAATAATGGAGATTTAGGGATTTCATTCACTGGTTCGGGTGAACCAATAATAAGTGTTAAACATTTCAGATTAACTATGTTAGGACATCAAGCTTTGGAAGCAATGAATAACAATAAAGTTTGGGAAAAAATAAAGAGCGGAGTAGATAAAATTGGAATAGCAGGTTTGAAACAAATTCCCGGATTGGCGATTAAAATACTGACAGAGTAA
- a CDS encoding CPBP family intramembrane metalloprotease: protein MEIQTNFWTFLGLGIALFGSLIASEYKKNAKIDVNDLASRFFLWFLVVLIFLILFYGEKGTLISIGFKNVTSRTFLIGILGGVGLMVIMAIIQVIYRKKGNGSPENNYEKIIKLSYPYRIFIVLTAAFAEEILYRGYAIERLSLFTHNIWIAGIISTIFFTVAHIYAWSLRHLIPVFLSGLFLAILYIIERDIVACIIAHFIVDSVAFIVMPILIKRKK from the coding sequence ATGGAAATACAGACAAACTTTTGGACTTTTTTGGGTTTAGGAATTGCTTTATTTGGGTCTTTGATAGCTTCGGAATACAAAAAAAATGCTAAAATCGATGTAAATGATTTGGCTTCAAGGTTTTTTCTTTGGTTTTTGGTTGTTTTAATTTTTTTAATTCTTTTCTACGGAGAAAAAGGAACCTTAATTTCAATAGGTTTTAAAAATGTGACTTCAAGAACTTTTCTCATAGGAATTTTAGGAGGAGTCGGTTTAATGGTTATCATGGCAATTATTCAAGTCATATATAGAAAAAAAGGAAACGGTAGCCCTGAAAATAATTATGAAAAAATAATTAAACTTTCGTATCCTTATAGAATTTTTATTGTTTTGACCGCTGCTTTTGCTGAAGAAATCCTTTACCGGGGTTATGCAATCGAACGTCTTTCATTGTTTACCCATAATATTTGGATAGCTGGTATAATTTCCACAATATTTTTTACTGTGGCTCATATTTATGCATGGTCGTTGCGACATCTCATACCTGTTTTTTTATCAGGATTGTTTTTGGCTATTTTATATATCATCGAAAGAGATATTGTAGCCTGTATCATCGCACATTTTATTGTGGATAGTGTTGCTTTTATAGTTATGCCGATCTTAATAAAAAGGAAAAAATAG
- a CDS encoding T9SS type A sorting domain-containing protein: protein MKSLRRDKLPRLEKPGSNNELIINTQSLDSGMYLLKVQSGTSRSQAQKFVVKYRLSTFLPDRDDL, encoded by the coding sequence ATGAAATCACTACGCAGGGACAAGTTACCGAGACTGGAAAAACCTGGTTCTAATAACGAATTGATCATAAATACACAAAGCCTGGATTCGGGAATGTATCTGCTGAAAGTCCAAAGTGGTACTTCTCGATCTCAGGCCCAAAAATTTGTGGTGAAATATAGATTGTCTACTTTTCTTCCGGATCGAGACGACCTTTAA
- a CDS encoding peptidoglycan DD-metalloendopeptidase family protein gives MNNLNQRLEFHPEMNLYSQYVHLKHEESFVEVGDYVQSEQAIGLSGKTDQTDMEHLHFNVLKPNDSGMESTPIEFVGGHKGADFKKGDWIKK, from the coding sequence ATGAACAATTTAAATCAAAGACTAGAATTCCATCCGGAAATGAATCTATATAGCCAATATGTACACCTGAAGCATGAAGAGAGTTTTGTGGAAGTTGGAGATTATGTCCAATCTGAACAAGCCATAGGTCTTTCAGGAAAAACGGATCAAACCGACATGGAACATCTTCATTTCAATGTGTTAAAACCAAATGATTCCGGGATGGAATCTACACCCATTGAATTTGTTGGCGGTCATAAAGGTGCTGATTTTAAAAAAGGCGATTGGATTAAAAAATAA
- a CDS encoding acyl-CoA thioesterase, with amino-acid sequence MRFHTRKWVKPEDLNPNGTLFGGRLLAWIDEEAALYAVVQLENQRVVTKFMSEINFNSKAMQGDIVEIGIEVKKFGKSSLVLKCVVRNMMTRETIITVDNITMVNLDENGKPKPHGKTEVEYVKGRLDPEEK; translated from the coding sequence ATGAGATTTCATACACGTAAATGGGTAAAACCCGAAGATTTAAATCCAAATGGGACATTGTTTGGTGGTCGTTTATTGGCCTGGATTGATGAAGAGGCTGCATTGTATGCGGTGGTACAATTAGAAAATCAAAGGGTGGTGACCAAGTTCATGTCCGAAATAAATTTCAACAGTAAAGCTATGCAAGGCGATATTGTAGAAATCGGAATAGAGGTGAAGAAGTTTGGCAAAAGCTCTCTGGTCCTTAAATGTGTGGTAAGGAATATGATGACCAGAGAAACCATTATTACCGTAGATAATATTACTATGGTGAATCTGGATGAAAATGGAAAGCCGAAACCTCATGGTAAAACAGAGGTGGAATACGTTAAAGGTCGTCTCGATCCGGAAGAAAAGTAG
- a CDS encoding ATP-binding cassette domain-containing protein, which yields MNAGTPSEIVIQGAKTNNLKNVSLKIPHNHFIVVTGISGSGKSSLVFEIIAQEGQRRYFETLPSFARQFMGKLNRPDVDEIEGLSPVIAIGQRTTGMHARSTVGTLSDLYDLLRLLFARTGKTEADISLSRALFSFNSEVGKCSQCNGIGKKEEIDLNRLVVHPEKTLREGALAPTLPNGYIMYSQVTIDVLNQVCEAEGFNVDIPWNQLTAKQQKVILYGSEKIKVPFGKHSLESRLKWTGIKAKPREEGFYKGMIPIMSDILRRDRNANILKYVHSVTCPECQGARLNSDALSVTIQGQSIAKIVQRELHQLKNWITSHNWEPIAHEIIQKILTQVDLLTDLGLGHLSLDRPANTLRASEIQRIRVANQLLVPLSDVLYVFDEPSIGLHHEENKRLIYHLKQLVQKGNTVIVVEHDLDTISSADHIIEIGPKAGIRGGEVIFNGAYSEFRKQKELRTTSPTLQALENQYVAHQSVSAPVVNNTAITLLGCSERNLKNIDVTFQLGKLNVVSGRSGVGKSSLVKDTLLRTVRQHLGLEQGTPTKIKGHRNLDAINKLIFVDHSPIGKTPRSNPTTYLGLSDHIRDLFASLPEAKERKYTKSRFSFNSKGGRCETCQGAGKTQIGMHFLGNVDLICGTCNGDRFNAETLEIKFKGLSIADIYRLSVDEALTFFEDQKKLQTGLKVLQEIGLGYLQLGQSSTTLSGGEAQRIKIANQLQKKDTGDTLYVVIEPSIGLHASDVQSLLNLFDRIKKQGNTIVCLEQNETIIGWSDWHIELGPQSGSAGGEIIHQGIPKPTSHSQSPISHDTTDVKSNEIVLNGVRTHGLKNIDIRIPKNQLTVVTGLSGSGKSSLVYDTLFAESNARFTESLSTYHRSFLQQNSEAVIDSFSGLGPAIGIHRKGGAASPRSTVGTLSGIYDAFRLLYSRMAQQAGEIYTAQHYSFNHHLGACPACEGFGEIQKCDPDEIIVSPDKSIWDGAISTNKAIAYYADPNGQFMATLREVALQKNWNIERSWNHLEPEIQETILYGTGDTEWDVTWKYVTKTSSGTQQLKAKWLGLCRYIDDEFQRRRHNKNIQPLLDLQHHVTCEICNGSRLKPELLHTKFLGKNIHELTQLSITACLDLLTNEGAQMDTTTHAISKVVLPPVIQSLQTIQDLGLGYLNLDRSVNTLSGGERQRITLAGQLATHLFGVTYVLDEPTIGLDAGQVSVLSNILKQIVANGNTVVVVEHDPSFIQTADYLIEMGPGAGVLGGEVIYQGQLDGLEHAPHSVTYQMMQKTQLSPTKTTTPRGKLFGLQGASAHNLKSIDVEFHGQQIIAITGVSGSGKSSLIKDVLHQSWVKHKAVHCNATYGFEQFDEVILIDQETVALNRLSTPLSYTGILDGLKTLFAKTETAKTLGFKKADFSYQSKKGKCPTCNGNGKIKTSMDFMSDLWLTCDACHGQRYHPSILECKFQGHSIGDLLQMTIQEAATFFEEKSIVAQLKILLRVGLGHLHLGQAGNTLSTGEAQRLKLAKSMCSKQSKKGKTLYLFDEPSTGLHYFDLLPLIEVFQKLVHDGHTVLFIEHHCTLIESAHHIIKLGPGSGDLGGELV from the coding sequence ATGAACGCAGGTACACCTTCGGAAATCGTAATTCAGGGCGCGAAGACCAACAATCTTAAAAACGTATCATTAAAAATCCCGCATAATCATTTTATTGTGGTGACAGGGATTTCCGGTTCCGGGAAATCGAGTTTGGTATTTGAAATTATCGCTCAGGAAGGGCAACGGAGATATTTTGAAACCCTCCCCTCTTTTGCGCGTCAGTTTATGGGGAAACTCAACCGTCCGGATGTGGACGAAATTGAAGGTTTATCCCCTGTGATTGCCATTGGTCAGCGTACTACCGGCATGCATGCCCGTTCTACGGTAGGGACTTTATCTGATCTATACGATTTGTTGCGTTTGTTGTTTGCACGTACCGGGAAAACCGAAGCAGATATTTCACTTTCGCGCGCACTATTCTCTTTTAATTCAGAGGTTGGAAAATGTTCGCAATGTAATGGGATTGGCAAAAAGGAAGAAATTGATCTGAATCGTTTAGTTGTACATCCCGAAAAAACGCTTAGAGAAGGTGCTTTGGCGCCTACACTCCCCAATGGGTATATCATGTATTCGCAAGTGACTATTGATGTGCTTAATCAGGTGTGCGAAGCTGAAGGATTTAACGTAGACATTCCATGGAATCAACTCACTGCAAAACAGCAGAAAGTCATTCTATATGGCAGTGAAAAAATCAAAGTTCCATTTGGTAAACACAGTTTAGAATCCAGACTCAAATGGACTGGAATTAAAGCCAAACCCAGAGAAGAAGGGTTTTACAAAGGCATGATTCCGATTATGTCGGATATTCTGCGTAGAGATCGAAATGCCAATATTTTGAAGTATGTCCATTCCGTAACTTGTCCCGAATGTCAGGGCGCACGTTTGAATTCAGACGCATTAAGCGTAACCATTCAAGGGCAATCCATTGCGAAAATCGTACAGCGGGAGTTACACCAATTAAAAAACTGGATCACCTCTCATAACTGGGAACCGATAGCGCATGAAATCATTCAAAAAATCCTGACTCAGGTAGATCTGTTGACAGATTTGGGTTTGGGGCATTTAAGTCTGGACCGACCAGCAAATACCCTTCGAGCCAGTGAAATCCAACGGATTCGGGTAGCTAATCAACTTTTGGTGCCCTTAAGCGATGTCTTATATGTCTTTGACGAACCATCTATTGGTTTGCATCATGAAGAAAACAAACGTCTGATCTACCATCTGAAACAGCTGGTTCAAAAAGGAAATACGGTCATTGTTGTGGAACATGATCTGGATACCATTTCCAGTGCAGATCATATCATTGAAATTGGCCCTAAGGCCGGAATTCGTGGTGGTGAAGTGATTTTTAATGGGGCTTATTCTGAATTTAGAAAACAAAAAGAACTACGCACCACAAGCCCAACTTTACAGGCGTTAGAAAACCAATATGTAGCACATCAATCGGTCTCTGCTCCAGTAGTAAATAATACAGCTATTACATTATTGGGCTGTAGCGAAAGAAACCTTAAAAACATTGACGTGACGTTTCAGTTGGGTAAACTCAATGTGGTCAGTGGTCGTTCCGGAGTTGGGAAATCCAGTTTAGTAAAAGACACCTTGCTTCGAACGGTACGTCAACATTTAGGATTGGAACAAGGAACACCTACTAAAATCAAAGGCCATCGGAATCTGGATGCCATTAATAAACTCATTTTTGTAGACCATTCTCCTATTGGTAAAACCCCACGGAGTAATCCTACTACATATTTGGGTTTATCAGATCATATCCGGGATTTGTTTGCCAGTCTCCCAGAAGCCAAAGAAAGAAAGTATACCAAATCTCGTTTTTCATTTAATTCCAAAGGCGGCCGTTGCGAAACCTGTCAGGGTGCAGGGAAAACTCAGATCGGCATGCACTTTTTGGGAAATGTAGATTTGATTTGTGGCACCTGTAATGGAGATCGATTCAATGCAGAAACGCTTGAAATTAAATTCAAAGGATTGTCTATTGCAGATATCTATCGATTATCCGTAGATGAAGCGCTCACCTTTTTTGAAGATCAAAAGAAACTTCAAACCGGACTAAAAGTGTTACAGGAAATTGGGCTTGGATATCTTCAATTAGGACAATCCTCCACCACACTTTCAGGTGGTGAAGCCCAACGGATTAAAATTGCCAATCAACTACAAAAGAAAGATACGGGAGATACGCTATATGTCGTTATAGAACCAAGTATAGGGCTTCATGCCAGTGACGTACAATCGCTCTTAAATTTATTCGATCGTATCAAAAAGCAAGGCAATACTATCGTCTGCCTGGAACAAAACGAAACTATTATAGGTTGGAGCGATTGGCACATTGAATTGGGGCCACAAAGTGGTTCTGCCGGTGGAGAAATTATCCATCAAGGTATTCCAAAACCAACCAGCCACTCGCAGTCTCCTATTTCGCATGATACTACAGATGTCAAATCCAACGAGATCGTGTTAAATGGTGTGCGTACCCATGGACTTAAAAACATTGATATACGCATTCCAAAAAACCAACTGACTGTAGTCACCGGGCTTTCTGGTAGCGGTAAATCTTCATTGGTATATGATACGCTATTCGCAGAGTCTAATGCACGATTCACCGAATCTTTATCTACGTACCATCGAAGCTTTTTGCAACAAAACAGTGAAGCTGTGATTGATTCGTTTTCTGGATTAGGGCCTGCCATTGGTATTCATCGAAAAGGAGGCGCTGCTTCACCCAGATCTACTGTTGGAACACTCTCCGGAATTTATGATGCATTTAGGTTATTGTATTCTCGAATGGCACAACAAGCAGGAGAAATCTATACCGCCCAACACTACTCTTTTAATCATCATTTAGGCGCTTGTCCGGCCTGTGAAGGTTTTGGTGAAATCCAGAAATGTGATCCGGATGAAATCATTGTTTCACCTGATAAATCCATTTGGGATGGTGCGATTTCTACCAATAAAGCTATTGCTTATTATGCCGATCCAAATGGGCAATTTATGGCCACTCTTCGTGAAGTTGCTCTACAGAAAAACTGGAATATCGAACGCTCATGGAATCATTTGGAACCTGAAATTCAGGAAACCATTCTCTATGGTACCGGAGATACTGAATGGGATGTGACCTGGAAATATGTCACCAAAACCAGTTCCGGAACTCAGCAATTAAAAGCTAAATGGTTAGGACTTTGTCGTTATATCGATGATGAATTTCAAAGAAGACGTCACAATAAAAACATTCAGCCTTTATTAGACTTACAACACCATGTGACTTGTGAGATATGTAATGGGAGTCGCTTAAAGCCAGAGTTATTACACACTAAATTTCTAGGTAAAAATATCCATGAGCTCACGCAGCTAAGTATTACTGCATGTTTAGATTTACTAACAAATGAAGGAGCTCAAATGGATACCACCACACATGCCATCAGTAAAGTGGTACTGCCTCCGGTAATTCAATCGTTGCAAACCATTCAGGATTTGGGATTGGGATACTTAAATCTGGATCGGTCGGTAAATACTTTATCCGGTGGTGAAAGGCAACGAATCACACTAGCCGGACAATTGGCGACTCATCTCTTTGGCGTTACTTACGTGTTGGATGAACCTACCATTGGGTTAGATGCTGGTCAGGTTTCTGTTCTATCTAACATATTGAAACAAATTGTAGCCAATGGAAATACGGTTGTTGTGGTAGAACATGATCCGTCATTTATTCAAACTGCTGACTATTTAATTGAAATGGGCCCGGGCGCAGGAGTTTTAGGTGGTGAAGTGATCTATCAGGGACAATTAGATGGATTGGAACATGCACCTCATTCGGTGACTTACCAAATGATGCAAAAAACTCAGCTTTCCCCAACGAAAACCACAACACCAAGAGGAAAACTCTTTGGTCTACAGGGCGCCTCTGCACACAATCTAAAATCAATTGATGTTGAATTTCACGGACAACAGATTATTGCTATTACAGGAGTTTCGGGAAGTGGTAAATCCAGTTTGATTAAAGATGTCCTACATCAATCATGGGTTAAACACAAAGCTGTTCACTGTAATGCTACCTACGGATTCGAACAATTTGATGAGGTTATTTTGATTGATCAGGAAACCGTTGCTTTAAATCGATTGAGTACACCTCTCTCCTATACCGGAATTCTGGACGGTTTAAAAACACTTTTTGCAAAAACCGAAACTGCCAAAACTCTAGGTTTCAAAAAAGCGGATTTTTCCTATCAAAGTAAAAAAGGGAAATGTCCTACGTGTAATGGAAATGGAAAGATCAAAACCAGTATGGATTTTATGAGTGATCTGTGGTTAACCTGTGACGCATGCCATGGGCAACGTTATCACCCATCCATTCTGGAATGTAAGTTCCAGGGGCATTCCATTGGGGATTTACTTCAAATGACCATTCAGGAAGCTGCCACTTTTTTTGAAGAGAAATCCATTGTCGCACAACTCAAAATCTTACTCCGGGTAGGCTTAGGTCATTTACATCTGGGGCAAGCCGGAAATACGCTTTCTACCGGAGAAGCACAACGTTTAAAGTTGGCCAAATCTATGTGTAGCAAACAATCAAAAAAAGGGAAAACCTTATACCTGT
- a CDS encoding type 1 glutamine amidotransferase domain-containing protein produces MNKILTIILIFLLVVSCAKKNEKNKILFIATNVSEMKKEPNGTYLVELAIPFNQFAKSGYSIDIVSPKGGDIPIYHSGDTTSEVKSIIESDLFQNKTEHSLKPSEINPEEYLAVIIPGGYGQFWDTHKNQEILEIISRVYDAGGAIGTIGHGAATLMDVKLKSGAYLVKDKTMTSFPSWNEKNIMKQSDFGALLPYDMEVELQKRGANLKVYNREKKINYEIVDAKNRLVTASFSTGGEFVSNEVLKLITPDTTEE; encoded by the coding sequence ATGAATAAAATACTTACCATAATTTTAATTTTCTTGTTGGTCGTTTCTTGTGCTAAGAAAAACGAAAAAAACAAAATTCTGTTCATAGCCACCAATGTCAGTGAAATGAAAAAAGAGCCCAATGGAACTTATCTCGTTGAATTGGCTATTCCATTTAATCAATTTGCAAAGAGTGGGTATTCCATAGATATCGTATCTCCAAAGGGTGGAGACATCCCGATTTATCATAGTGGAGATACCACTAGCGAGGTAAAATCAATCATTGAAAGTGATTTGTTTCAAAACAAAACAGAGCACAGTTTAAAGCCTTCGGAGATCAATCCGGAAGAGTATCTGGCTGTTATAATTCCAGGTGGATATGGACAGTTTTGGGACACGCATAAGAACCAGGAGATTCTCGAAATTATTTCAAGAGTATATGATGCAGGTGGAGCTATTGGAACAATTGGGCATGGTGCGGCAACACTTATGGATGTGAAGTTGAAATCCGGAGCATATTTGGTGAAGGATAAAACGATGACCAGTTTTCCGAGTTGGAATGAAAAAAACATTATGAAACAGTCTGACTTTGGAGCGTTACTACCGTATGATATGGAAGTAGAGTTACAAAAAAGAGGAGCCAACCTAAAAGTGTATAATCGCGAAAAGAAAATCAACTATGAAATCGTAGATGCTAAAAATAGGCTGGTTACCGCATCATTTTCAACGGGAGGAGAATTTGTATCGAATGAAGTTTTAAAATTGATTACACCTGATACAACTGAGGAATGA